A single region of the Phycisphaerae bacterium RAS1 genome encodes:
- the rsmB gene encoding Ribosomal RNA small subunit methyltransferase B, producing the protein MTRTTQRKAALEIRTSRDAALAAAHTAFSGEGYAAGVIGEMRRAGGLSARDLDFSQELALGAVRRALTLRHIVRTLAPYDEKRTAPIVQSALLIGAYQLVCMGGVPDFAAVNETVATVRRFVNDRAASMINAVLRRVAGGVVERGVAWTGDDTALVRTGWSTATRFNSPVLPETSSRAEHLSAATGQRTAYFQQLAQTYGDEPAAAISWASQAAPAMFLHPNRLKFTPDEFAAAVRSEYGDAADMRDGCAALAPGAGVAASGHLREGQVFVQDASAAAAARAAQAAPGQRVLDLCAAPGGKTCAMALDMENRGEIVACDVSADRIARVRQNAERLGLTCVQTVVLDAATADLTGRLGAFDVVLVDAPCSNSGVIARRPEARFRLDARNMQMLVNLQARLLQQAAGCVKPGGSVVYSTCSIESVENRQLVEAFLATGVPLTIEADELTLPAWGPRPGDWRDGGYWTRLRRQ; encoded by the coding sequence ATGACAAGGACGACCCAACGCAAAGCCGCGCTCGAGATCCGAACCTCCCGCGACGCCGCCCTGGCTGCAGCCCACACCGCTTTTTCAGGCGAGGGCTACGCCGCCGGCGTGATCGGCGAGATGCGCCGCGCCGGCGGGCTTTCGGCCCGCGATCTGGACTTTTCGCAGGAACTGGCTCTCGGCGCGGTGCGGCGGGCGCTGACGCTGCGGCACATCGTTCGCACGCTGGCGCCCTATGACGAAAAACGCACCGCGCCAATCGTCCAGTCGGCGCTGCTGATCGGGGCGTACCAGCTCGTCTGCATGGGCGGCGTTCCCGATTTCGCCGCCGTCAACGAGACCGTCGCCACGGTGCGCCGCTTCGTCAACGACCGGGCGGCGTCGATGATCAACGCAGTGTTGCGGCGCGTGGCCGGAGGCGTCGTCGAACGCGGCGTGGCGTGGACGGGCGATGATACGGCCCTCGTGCGGACCGGCTGGAGCACCGCGACCCGGTTCAATTCGCCGGTTCTGCCGGAAACGTCCAGCCGCGCCGAGCACCTGTCCGCCGCAACCGGCCAGCGGACCGCCTATTTTCAACAGTTGGCTCAGACCTACGGCGATGAGCCGGCCGCGGCGATCTCCTGGGCCTCGCAGGCCGCGCCGGCGATGTTCCTGCATCCGAACCGGCTGAAATTCACGCCCGACGAGTTCGCCGCCGCCGTCCGCAGCGAGTACGGCGACGCGGCGGACATGCGGGACGGGTGCGCGGCGCTGGCGCCCGGGGCGGGCGTTGCGGCGAGCGGACATCTGCGCGAGGGGCAGGTGTTCGTACAGGATGCCTCGGCCGCGGCCGCAGCTCGCGCCGCGCAGGCCGCGCCCGGGCAGCGCGTCCTGGATTTGTGCGCCGCGCCGGGCGGAAAGACCTGCGCGATGGCGCTCGACATGGAGAATCGCGGCGAGATCGTCGCCTGTGACGTTTCGGCGGACCGCATCGCGCGAGTTCGTCAGAACGCCGAGCGGCTCGGGCTGACCTGCGTGCAGACTGTGGTGCTGGACGCGGCGACCGCGGACCTGACGGGGCGGCTGGGGGCGTTCGACGTGGTGCTCGTGGATGCGCCGTGCTCAAACTCGGGCGTCATCGCCCGCCGGCCGGAGGCGCGTTTTCGGCTGGATGCCAGGAATATGCAGATGCTGGTGAATCTGCAGGCGCGGCTGCTGCAACAGGCGGCGGGGTGCGTCAAGCCGGGCGGCAGCGTGGTCTACAGCACGTGCAGTATTGAGTCGGTCGAGAATCGACAATTGGTCGAGGCGTTCCTCGCTACGGGAGTGCCGCTGACCATCGAGGCGGACGAGCTGACGCTTCCGGCGTGGGGGCCGCGCCCCGGCGACTGGCGCGACGGCGGCTACTGGACCCGGCTGCGGCGGCAATAG
- the rebM gene encoding Demethylrebeccamycin-D-glucose O-methyltransferase gives MQPDDIARDAVREKVREGYARIAEAGAWSPEADSDASPRSTGCCDGGGCCAPSPAGATGLAERIGYDPSDLAALPDGANLGLSCGNPTALASLRLGEVVLDLGSGGGFDCFIAGPKVGPAGRVIGVDMTPQMIGRARKNAAAYRERTGLDNVEFRLGEIEHLPVADASVDVVISNCVLNLSPDKPQVWREIARVLRPGGRAAVSDLALLRPLPQAVRQMVEALVGCVAGAVLVEETRRMMESAGLSDIRLTPKAIYVESLSELQDPLYRKIAEHLPAGAKLGEYVTSLDIGARKRES, from the coding sequence ATGCAACCAGATGACATCGCGCGGGACGCCGTGCGCGAGAAGGTGCGCGAGGGATACGCCCGGATCGCCGAAGCCGGCGCTTGGTCGCCGGAAGCAGACAGTGACGCGTCGCCGCGATCAACCGGTTGCTGCGACGGCGGCGGATGTTGTGCTCCGTCGCCGGCCGGCGCGACCGGGCTGGCGGAGCGCATCGGCTATGACCCAAGCGACCTCGCGGCGCTGCCCGATGGGGCGAACCTGGGCCTGTCATGCGGAAACCCGACGGCGCTGGCGTCGCTCCGCCTGGGCGAGGTCGTGCTCGACCTCGGCAGCGGCGGCGGTTTCGACTGCTTCATCGCCGGGCCGAAAGTCGGCCCGGCCGGCCGCGTGATCGGTGTGGACATGACGCCGCAGATGATCGGCCGCGCGAGAAAAAACGCCGCCGCCTATCGCGAGCGGACGGGACTGGACAACGTCGAGTTTCGCCTGGGCGAGATCGAGCACCTGCCGGTGGCCGACGCGAGCGTCGACGTTGTCATCTCGAACTGCGTCCTGAATCTCTCGCCTGACAAGCCGCAGGTCTGGCGCGAAATCGCGCGCGTCCTGCGCCCCGGCGGACGCGCCGCGGTCTCGGACCTGGCGCTGCTGCGGCCGCTGCCGCAGGCGGTGCGGCAGATGGTCGAGGCGCTGGTCGGCTGCGTGGCGGGCGCGGTGCTGGTGGAGGAAACGCGGCGGATGATGGAATCCGCCGGTTTGAGCGACATCCGCCTGACGCCGAAGGCGATTTACGTCGAGTCGCTGAGTGAATTGCAGGATCCGCTGTATCGCAAGATCGCCGAGCATCTGCCGGCGGGGGCGAAGCTCGGGGAGTACGTTACCAGTCTCGATATTGGCGCCAGAAAACGCGAGTCGTGA
- the mmgC_2 gene encoding Acyl-CoA dehydrogenase, translating into MLEMDALIQDAKSPDFFVLAGLLTDEERQVQALVGRFVDERVLPIIAGCFEHERFPKELVPEMAEMGLFGPTFKDYGCAGLSNVAYGLIMQELERGDSGLRSFASVQSGLVMYPIHRYGSDEHKKQWLPAMAKAEKIGCFGLTEPDGGSDPGAMKTFAKKQGGDWVINGAKMWITSGTIADVAVVWANTDDGIRGFLVEKGTPGYTARDIAHKFSLRASITSELFFDNVRVPERNRLPEAAGLAGPLGCLTQARYGIAWGAIGAAQACYQEALTFAKQRVLFGEPIANKQIVQMRLANMLRRITTAQLLVWRLGKLKDEGKMHHTQVSLAKWNNVRMGLDIARECRDLLGAGGISVECCPVRHMLNLESVITYEGTETIHQLVVGREITGAAAF; encoded by the coding sequence GTGCTCGAAATGGACGCGCTGATTCAGGATGCCAAGTCGCCGGATTTCTTCGTGCTCGCCGGGCTGCTGACCGACGAAGAGCGGCAGGTGCAGGCGCTGGTCGGTCGCTTCGTCGATGAGCGCGTCCTGCCGATCATCGCCGGCTGTTTTGAGCATGAGCGGTTTCCCAAGGAGCTCGTGCCGGAGATGGCCGAGATGGGCCTGTTCGGGCCGACGTTCAAGGATTACGGCTGCGCCGGACTGTCAAACGTCGCGTACGGCCTGATCATGCAGGAGCTGGAGCGCGGCGACAGCGGGCTGCGCAGCTTCGCGTCCGTGCAGAGCGGGCTGGTGATGTATCCGATCCACCGCTACGGCTCCGACGAGCACAAGAAGCAGTGGCTGCCGGCGATGGCGAAGGCTGAAAAGATCGGCTGCTTCGGCTTGACCGAGCCGGACGGCGGCTCGGACCCGGGGGCGATGAAGACCTTCGCCAAAAAGCAGGGCGGCGACTGGGTGATCAACGGGGCGAAAATGTGGATCACCAGCGGGACCATCGCCGATGTCGCTGTCGTCTGGGCCAACACCGACGACGGCATCCGCGGCTTCCTGGTCGAGAAAGGAACGCCCGGCTACACGGCCCGCGACATCGCGCACAAGTTTTCGCTGCGGGCGTCGATCACCAGCGAGCTGTTTTTCGACAACGTGCGCGTGCCGGAGCGCAACCGTCTGCCCGAGGCGGCGGGGCTGGCGGGTCCGCTCGGCTGCCTGACGCAGGCGCGGTACGGCATTGCCTGGGGAGCGATCGGCGCGGCGCAGGCGTGCTACCAGGAGGCGCTGACCTTCGCCAAGCAGCGGGTGCTGTTCGGCGAACCGATCGCCAATAAGCAGATCGTGCAGATGCGGCTGGCGAACATGCTGCGGCGGATCACGACGGCGCAGCTTCTGGTGTGGCGGCTGGGCAAGCTGAAGGACGAGGGGAAGATGCACCACACGCAGGTGTCACTGGCCAAGTGGAACAATGTCCGCATGGGCCTGGACATCGCCCGCGAATGCCGGGACCTGCTGGGCGCGGGCGGGATCAGCGTGGAGTGCTGCCCGGTGCGGCACATGCTGAATCTGGAGAGCGTGATTACGTATGAGGGGACGGAGACGATTCACCAGCTTGTGGTGGGGCGGGAAATCACCGGGGCGGCGGCGTTCTGA
- the glcK gene encoding Glucokinase: MEKHAAIGIDIGGTNIKAGLFRSLPIPLFRRSIDTQASAGFEHVFTRLIALIDAMLADAGLSRDELVGIGVGAPGPMSYEHGVIHNAPNLPGWENVPLRERLREATGVATVVENDANAAAYGEFIGGAGRGSHSLVLLTLGTGIGGGIVLDGRVWRGRFDNAGEVGHMLIEPGGRPCPCGQSGCLERYASAAAVAERAVEAIRAGQSSELAARVAKGAAIDARDVLRAADEGDELCGRIWDDAARWLATACVTLRHLLNPELIIFSGGMVNAAERLLEPVQRHFDALSWKIAPDAPRLAIATLGPDAGMTGAAALAGEIQSEPRV; encoded by the coding sequence ATGGAAAAACACGCAGCCATCGGCATCGACATCGGCGGCACGAACATCAAGGCCGGACTCTTCCGCAGCCTGCCGATCCCCCTGTTTCGCCGCTCGATCGATACGCAGGCGTCCGCCGGCTTTGAGCACGTGTTTACCCGGCTGATCGCGCTGATCGACGCCATGCTCGCGGACGCGGGCCTCTCGCGCGACGAGCTGGTCGGCATCGGCGTCGGGGCGCCGGGACCGATGTCGTATGAGCACGGCGTCATTCACAACGCGCCGAACCTGCCGGGCTGGGAGAACGTCCCGCTGCGCGAGCGGCTGCGCGAGGCGACCGGCGTCGCCACGGTCGTCGAGAACGACGCCAACGCGGCGGCGTACGGCGAGTTCATCGGCGGCGCCGGGCGCGGTTCGCACAGCCTGGTGCTGCTGACGCTGGGCACGGGCATCGGCGGGGGGATCGTGCTCGACGGACGCGTGTGGCGCGGCCGCTTCGACAACGCCGGCGAGGTCGGGCACATGCTGATCGAACCCGGCGGGCGGCCCTGCCCCTGCGGACAGTCGGGCTGCCTGGAGCGCTACGCCTCGGCCGCCGCCGTGGCGGAGCGGGCGGTCGAGGCCATTCGCGCCGGCCAGTCGAGCGAATTGGCGGCCCGGGTTGCGAAAGGCGCGGCGATCGACGCGCGCGACGTGCTGCGGGCGGCCGACGAGGGCGACGAGCTTTGCGGCCGAATCTGGGATGACGCCGCTCGCTGGCTGGCGACGGCGTGCGTGACGCTGCGGCACCTTCTCAATCCCGAGCTGATCATTTTCTCCGGCGGAATGGTGAACGCGGCCGAGCGGCTGCTGGAGCCGGTTCAGCGGCACTTCGACGCGCTGAGCTGGAAGATCGCCCCCGACGCGCCGCGCCTGGCGATCGCGACGCTCGGCCCGGACGCCGGAATGACCGGCGCCGCGGCTCTGGCCGGAGAGATTCAGAGCGAGCCGCGCGTGTGA
- the ppdK gene encoding Pyruvate, phosphate dikinase, which translates to MKFSTKSGGKSAKKYVYFFGAGRAEGDGKMRDLLGGKGAGLAEMTHIGLPVPGGFTITVEACDHFHRSGEKWPAGMDKEVRAQLAKLEKVCGKKLGDPANPLLVSVRSGAARSMPGMMETILNLGLNDKSVEGLTKVTSNPRFAWDAYRRFLQMYSTVVVGLSKDALEHKLHALKERLGVKNDTDVPADALRELCGQFKAFFREQTGKDFPQDPWDQLVGAINAVFHSWNADKAVTYRRVEKITTLKGTGVNICQMVFGNMGDDSGTGVCFTRDPSTGANEYYGDLLINAQGEDVVAGIRTPLHLSDLKKLMPEVYEQLEAVRAMLEIHYGDMQDLEFTVERGKLYMLQCRSGKRAPAAAFKIAVEQATRPLLDKAEVAKLVKKGYLPKRYADAASKPVITKEQAVLRMNGVDIERLFYPIISSSVKSDELKRRKLAEGINAVPGAACGRVVFTARDAEEAAAKGEPVILVRKETSPEDVGGMQAAKGILTQTGGKTSHAAVVARGWGKCCIVGCEVLRIDYDAQKLSVNGRDIAAGDFLTLDGSAGYVYEGQFDLVRPEAPKEYAVLMGWADSMRRMKVRTNADTPEDSRKAIEMGAEGIGLCRTEHMFFSTRDRQLAIQEMIVAETLEKRKEALAKLLPYQREDFIGIFEAMNGKPVTIRLIDPPLHEFVPKTQEQAEALSAKTGMSPEDILARSEQLHEANPMLGHRGCRLCITYPEILDMQVRAIIEAAVACTKKKIKVLPEIMIPLTIAAKELDILTRRTREVADAIIAKATAKGGQIAGQKLPYLVGTMIETPRAALTADRIAEVAEFFSFGTNDLTQMTMGLSRDDAGRFLPEYVDAAKSAVFNDDPFQSLDIEGVGMLVDMATQKGRSSRTGLKVGICGEHGGDPESVKFCHKVGMDYVSCSPYRVPIARLAAAQAALAEKAAGGAKKPTGGAKKAKRN; encoded by the coding sequence ATGAAATTCAGCACAAAATCCGGCGGCAAGTCCGCCAAGAAGTACGTCTATTTCTTCGGCGCCGGCAGGGCCGAAGGCGACGGCAAAATGCGCGACCTGCTCGGCGGAAAAGGCGCCGGCCTGGCGGAAATGACGCACATCGGCCTGCCGGTCCCCGGTGGCTTCACCATCACGGTCGAGGCCTGCGACCACTTCCACAGAAGCGGCGAGAAATGGCCCGCCGGAATGGACAAGGAAGTGCGGGCGCAGCTCGCAAAGCTCGAGAAGGTCTGCGGCAAAAAACTCGGCGACCCGGCTAACCCGCTGCTGGTCAGCGTCCGCAGCGGCGCGGCCCGCTCGATGCCCGGCATGATGGAGACAATTCTCAATCTCGGCCTGAACGACAAATCGGTCGAGGGGCTGACGAAAGTCACCAGCAACCCGCGCTTCGCGTGGGACGCCTATCGCCGCTTCCTCCAGATGTACAGCACCGTCGTGGTCGGCCTGAGCAAGGACGCGCTGGAGCACAAGCTGCACGCGCTGAAAGAGCGGCTGGGCGTCAAGAATGACACGGATGTGCCGGCGGACGCGCTGCGCGAGCTGTGCGGCCAGTTCAAGGCGTTCTTCCGCGAGCAGACCGGCAAGGACTTCCCGCAGGACCCGTGGGACCAGCTCGTCGGCGCGATCAACGCCGTCTTTCACTCGTGGAACGCCGACAAGGCCGTCACCTATCGCCGCGTGGAGAAGATCACCACGCTCAAGGGCACCGGCGTCAACATCTGCCAGATGGTCTTCGGCAACATGGGCGACGACAGCGGCACGGGCGTCTGCTTCACCCGCGACCCGAGCACCGGCGCGAATGAGTACTACGGCGACCTGCTGATCAACGCCCAGGGCGAGGACGTGGTCGCCGGCATCCGCACGCCGCTGCACCTCTCCGACCTGAAGAAGCTCATGCCGGAGGTGTATGAGCAGCTCGAAGCCGTGCGGGCAATGCTTGAGATTCACTACGGCGACATGCAGGACCTCGAATTCACCGTCGAGCGCGGCAAGCTCTACATGCTGCAATGCCGCAGCGGCAAGCGCGCCCCGGCGGCCGCGTTCAAGATCGCCGTCGAGCAGGCCACCAGGCCGCTGCTCGACAAAGCCGAAGTCGCCAAGCTGGTGAAAAAGGGCTACCTGCCGAAGCGCTACGCCGACGCCGCCAGCAAGCCGGTCATCACGAAAGAGCAGGCCGTCCTGCGCATGAACGGCGTGGACATCGAACGACTCTTCTATCCGATCATCTCCAGCAGCGTGAAGTCAGACGAATTGAAACGCCGCAAGCTCGCCGAAGGCATCAACGCCGTCCCCGGTGCAGCGTGCGGCCGCGTGGTCTTTACGGCCCGCGACGCGGAGGAAGCCGCCGCGAAGGGCGAGCCGGTGATTCTGGTTCGCAAAGAGACCAGCCCCGAAGACGTCGGCGGCATGCAGGCGGCCAAGGGCATCCTGACGCAGACCGGCGGCAAGACCTCGCACGCGGCGGTCGTCGCGCGCGGCTGGGGCAAGTGCTGCATCGTCGGCTGCGAAGTGCTGCGGATCGATTACGACGCGCAAAAGCTCAGCGTAAACGGCCGCGACATCGCCGCCGGCGATTTCCTCACGCTCGACGGCTCCGCGGGCTACGTCTACGAAGGCCAGTTCGATCTCGTCCGCCCTGAAGCGCCGAAGGAATACGCCGTGCTGATGGGCTGGGCCGATTCGATGCGTCGCATGAAAGTTCGCACCAACGCCGACACGCCCGAGGATTCGCGCAAGGCGATCGAGATGGGCGCCGAGGGCATCGGCCTTTGCCGCACGGAGCACATGTTCTTCAGTACGCGCGACCGGCAGCTCGCGATCCAGGAAATGATCGTCGCCGAGACGCTGGAGAAGCGCAAGGAGGCGCTCGCCAAGCTGCTGCCCTATCAGCGCGAGGACTTCATCGGCATCTTCGAGGCCATGAACGGCAAGCCGGTGACGATCCGGCTCATCGATCCGCCGCTGCACGAGTTTGTGCCCAAAACGCAGGAGCAGGCCGAGGCCCTGTCGGCCAAGACCGGCATGTCGCCTGAGGACATCCTGGCCCGCAGCGAGCAGCTTCACGAAGCCAACCCGATGCTCGGCCACCGCGGCTGCCGGCTGTGCATCACCTATCCCGAGATTCTGGATATGCAGGTGCGCGCGATCATCGAGGCGGCCGTGGCGTGTACGAAAAAGAAGATCAAGGTGCTGCCGGAGATCATGATCCCGCTGACGATCGCGGCCAAGGAGCTGGACATCCTGACGCGGCGGACGCGCGAAGTGGCCGACGCGATCATCGCGAAAGCGACCGCCAAGGGCGGCCAGATCGCCGGGCAGAAGCTGCCGTATCTCGTCGGCACGATGATCGAAACGCCGCGGGCGGCGCTGACGGCCGACCGCATCGCCGAAGTGGCCGAGTTCTTCAGCTTCGGCACCAACGACCTGACGCAGATGACGATGGGTTTGTCGCGCGACGACGCCGGCCGCTTCCTGCCGGAGTACGTGGACGCGGCCAAGTCGGCGGTCTTCAACGACGACCCGTTCCAGTCGCTCGACATCGAGGGCGTCGGCATGCTGGTCGACATGGCGACGCAGAAGGGCCGCTCGTCTCGCACGGGTCTCAAAGTCGGAATCTGCGGCGAGCACGGCGGCGACCCGGAGAGCGTCAAGTTCTGTCACAAGGTCGGCATGGACTACGTAAGCTGCTCACCCTACCGCGTCCCAATCGCCCGCCTGGCGGCGGCGCAGGCGGCGCTTGCGGAGAAGGCGGCCGGCGGCGCGAAGAAGCCGACCGGTGGCGCGAAGAAGGCGAAAAGAAATTAG